Genomic DNA from Phyllopteryx taeniolatus isolate TA_2022b chromosome 10, UOR_Ptae_1.2, whole genome shotgun sequence:
TTCTCCCACAAATTCTCAATCTTCGCTCTTCCATCGCAGTCAGGTTGCATTGATCGAGTTGGCAAATTCAAAGGCGTGGTTTTGACTTGGCCGGCTTTCTGCTATACTTGCATACGTTGCCGGCATCGACGCATTGATTTTGCTTTGCGTGAAAAGCTCGTTCTCCCGCAATAATGCGCCGATCCCCCGTCCCGTCTCGAGTCTTCGTCCAATTCCAACAGCTTTCAAATAACGTTTGCGCCGAATGCGACGCTTGAGGTGGCTCGATGAgcgttcgttcgttcgttcgtttCGCCACGATAAGGTTAAGGTCCGTGCGTCACATGACGTCTTTTACCCAGACGGCTCCGTTTAGAAATACTTGGGAGTTAGTCGTCGTGTGCATTTGAGTGAAGAATATAGTGTTTTGTCCGTTTTATGAGCCCttactaaaacaaaggctgaaaatgGGTCAACACTGATGCCGTGATGACTGTGACTGAGTCAAGTGTCTCGGTTGttgacttgcctcatgttcccaagcaCTGGAGTTTTCGAATGATATAAATATATCGGTTGCCTCCAAAGCATATGAACCTTTGGTTCTCGTGAGCAATAAACTAACTATTGGCAGATATTCATAGTAACTGGAATCTGACTAATATAAGTTAGATTTAGACTTATGATGTCACCGGAGCACCTTTTTTTGAGTAACACTGTAACGCGTTAGCGGCATCACTGCTGGTGAAACCCcttataccaaaaaaaaaatattataataacaTCATCAGGtaggatgtttgtttttatcgaCGGACGCTTTGTTGTTCCACAGTCAGATCGCTTCTTCGATTGGCTGCGTTCCGTTTCACAGTCATGACTCTGGAGCGGTCCGttttttggtcgtaaatattgaacatattGAATACTTTGTCGGCTCTACTGttgggacaaatccactctttgTGCACCTCGGACCACAGGATCATCTTAGAAGACAAAACGCACGTACACAACATCACATACGTTTGTCGTCCTTGGTCGGGAAGGTGCAAAATCGGGACATAACAGCCCGATTGTCGTAATGTGCGTACTAGGCCGAGCGTGGGCCAGCATGGCGTCCAAGTTGATTCTTTGAAGGGTTGGGCAAGACGAAGGGGATGCAAGGGCACTTTTGTTACTGCTTCCAGctttcattattatcattattaaagtCAGAGCATTCAAATTCATTGGTGGTGATTTTTATTGGAcgatttttctaaaaaaaaaacacaggaaaaaacaacataagaaagcataaatatatatatattaaaaaaaaaccaaaaacctcCAGGAAGAGATGAAAAAGTTCTCAAGCGAGTCAGTTGACTTTCACGACAGCCATGATGAAGACAATGCtctgacctctgacctctgagCTCGTGATGTTTGGAATGTTTCAGCGGCACCAGACGGGACGTGACCGAGCGCATCAGTTGTCGTGTCACGTGCCCTTCGGTCGCGTTTCTCCTCTGCTTGATGATTGGTTGTCAATGTGTTCAATGATCCTGGCGTCCAATGGGGTGACGCTCGCTGCAGGAAGTAGACGCTGTAAAAGATTCCAGCTTTTACAGGTCACATGATTCAAAGACATTCACGGGAGTTGAGCTTTTGGATAAGATGCGATGCTTCTTCCGACCACCAGGgggcgtcgtcgtcgtcatcagcTGAGCAATGACTGCACATCCTGTTTGAGAGGTTAGCGCCTCCCTGTGGAAGATGTTTTTATTGCCATGGCCTCCATCGCTCGTCACGTTTGCGTCGAGAGCGTCCTGCTCTGCGGAGTTGGGATCCGCCAATCACAGACGGAGTCGCCAAtgacatcatcgtcatcatcaatCCGGGTGGTTAGAAAGCGTCTTgtccaaagcaacaaaaaaggtCTTTGAAGTGAACGTGTGTCATGTTgatcaaaaaaatcaaaaccaaGCAAAAAATCAAACCAAGCCAAAAAGAGCAGTGCTTCCATATAAAGTGCTTGTTACATCGTCttattgttattaaaatattgttttcctgGAGTGAAAAGACAGTAAACAAGTTACACGTcgctaaaaaataaatgttcttttcttttaacaagtcCCACTGGCTGGTTTTCGTCAAGCTGAACTTGTCCCGGGAGCCTGAAACAGGAAATGACAATCACGTGGTTAGACAGGAACGCTAATCAGACGAGCTAGCTAGCGATTACGTGGCGTACCGTCAAGTgttatgaggaggaggatgacgatgacgacgatgatgatgaaaatgaggCGGTGGTGGAAAAATATGGCCAGAAcaaagtgatgatgatgatgacgacgacgatgatgatgatgatgaggattaGGGATCGGGCGAGTGCGGTATCGGGCCGGTTTCAAGGTAGAGGGTACCCACGATACGGGCCactgatacttaaggcaaaaaaatctgacatggaGTTTggcctcctcgccagtagttggcgttAGACTGTGGCGGTTCGACACATTGGCCAATCATCATGTGCCTCACAAAGAAGGGAAGGAGAGaatgagagaaagaaagaaagcgagagagaaagagagaggtcttctttgttcacaattaccCGTCATTGTGTTCATTGAAATCGGACGCATCATAAATACCGGCGGTATCGGTACTCCACCAATAAGGACGATGACGATCACGACCACGCAGACGATAAGGCAGTAAGCACGAAGCGGTTCGCATGTAGCCGTTAGCACGTGCGCTCTGCGCGTCCGTCCGCGAGCGCAAGCGTGCCCGCCGCTCTGCTTAGTGAGCTGAGCCAGGCGGTGTGGAAGGGGCGGAGCTTGGGGTGGAGCCCAGCAGGCGTACGAACAGGAAGAGGGTGGAGGTTGGCAGGTAGACGcacaggaagaggaagatgtCGTGGCTGAGGCACAACAGGAAGTCTGCGTGCGGCGTGAGCGCGCAGTCCAGGAAGACTGCCACCAGGAGGTAGTACACCTGGaactcctccagctcctcccaCTCCACACACACGCTGACGCCGGCCCCAGCTGCGCCACTCACCATGGGTTTCATCTCCGCCCCCTCCGACGGCGCTTCCTTGACGCGGGTCCGCCCCCGGCCGGCCACCCGCTCCGAACGCCGGCTGCGCTCGACCAGCTCCTGCACACACGAGCGCACCGGCGGGAAACGCTATGTTGAAAAGTGTTTTTGGCAAACGTTGATGATCAATACAATAGTTGGGATTGGCTCTCGGTGTGCCGCCCGGCAGTTAGAGTGGCTTTTATTTATATGGCACTTTTGAAAACATGCTTACAAAATGCGCTTCACAAAACTGAGACAGTTCAAATTCACAAATGGCGACCAAGTAGACAAGGATGCAAACATGAGACCTATATAGtatcaaataatacaaaccccaattttcaatgaagttgggaccttgtgtcaaatgtaaatcaaaccatttgcaaatccttttcaacctttattcaattgaattcactacaaagacaagatattgttCAAACTCATgaacattcttgttttttttgcaaatatcattTTGACTTTGATCTCTGGAACACGTTGTTAAATCCGGGCCAGGGGCGTGTTTCCCGctgtgttaaatcacctttccttttaacgacactttttattattttcccttCTCACTTGATGTACAACctgagttgctcaacagtctggggtctctgttgtggtattttgcgcttcataatgcccctgcacacattttcaatgggagacgggtctggactgctggcaggccagtctagttctCGGACTCTTTTAGTAGCAAGCCGagttgttgtaacacgtgcggaATGCgacttggcattgtcttgctgaaataagcagggacggtcctgaaaaagacgttgctcggATGGCGGcgtgtaccttttagcattatgCTGCATTCGCAGATgttcaagttacccatgccatgggcactaacacacccccagaacatcacagatgctggcttttcaacttaGCGCAGGTACAAATCCATATGGTCTTTTTCCTCTTTCGCCCGGAGGACAAAATGTCTCtgatttctaaaaacaatgtgaaatgcgGACTGGTCAGACCACAGCATacgtttccactttgcgtcTGCAGTCCATCTCatatgagctcgggcccagggaAGCCGGCTGGCGGAtctctgggtgttgttgatatatggctttggGTTTGCATGGTAGAGGTTTAAGTTGCATTTGTAAATGTAGCGACCGAcagtgttaactgacaatggttttctgaagtgttcctgagcccacgtgcaggcaatatcctttacacaatgatgccggttttcaCCGCAGTGCCGccggagggatcgaaggtcacgggcattcaatgttggttttcggcctttccggttatgtgcagagatttctcaaCATTCTCAGAATCATTTGATGACGATATGAGCAGCAGATGATGaactccctaaattccttgcaaatgtaCGTTGGGAGACGTTCTGAAACTGTCGGTCTATTGACTTCCACACTTTTTGACAAAGTGGTGAACACTGCCCCGTTCTTGCGTGTGAGTAACtgccccttttatacccaatcgggATACTCGCCTGTTTCCAATTCACCTGTTCATCTGCgcaatgttccaaacaggtgttttttttttttttgctgagcattcctcaaccttttccagtcttttgttgcccctgtcccagcgtttttggaacatgtcaggcaccaacttcaaaatgagagaatatttgcccaaaaacaaagtaatgactttgtagtgtattcaattgaatgtaggTTGAAAAGAATTGgcaaaacattgtattctgtttttatttaggtttaacacaatgtcccaaagcGGCAAGGCGGCCGGCCCACGGGttagaggatggatggatggatggatggatggacaatgtcccaacttcattggaattggggtttgtacaaacaataaaaaccaCATGGGAACATAAGGGAGGTCTGTATAAAGGCTTCGTGATACAAAAGAGCTTTCATGCCTTGTTTGAAACCGTCCAACTAGGATTCGGCTGATCTAATACATTGCGGAAGTTGCTTCCGGAGAGTTGGGGCGAAGAATGCAAATGCGAGGTCACCTTTGGATGCAAGCACAGGGGTCATGTGGGACCTCTGGCTGGTTCTTATTGAGAAGTCTGGTGGCTGTATTTCGGCGTTTGATAGAAGAATGAGCGAGGCAGCCGTAGACGGAGTGACAGTAATTCAACCACGAAAAGATGAATCGTTCAAGAACCGAAGTAGGCAGAGTAGGTGTTAATCTAGCGATATTTCTCAACCGGACACGATGGTCAAATGTCCTGTACCCAAAGGTGGCATCCAGATCTTAGCAGCAGCTTTAACATTCTGGCGAGGTGGCCCAATAAACCGAGTAGCAGCATTGCCAACGATTTGTCTATTCCCACAATTGCAATCAGATCCCGGGGGACTCACCATGAGAGCTTTGTCCATGAAGAACTCCTTTCCCGGCGTGCCGTCGTTGTACTTGGTGTCGATGGCGAAGCAAAGGAAGAGCACGTCCACCACCATCTCGAAGACGGACAGGAAACAGTGTGCCACCAAGAAGGCGAACAGACAAACGATGACCAGCGGCAGCAGCCACTCGGCGTAATCTCGCCGCGCGTTGAGCAGCAGAACGCCGGCGAAAGCCGTCGTGGTCACGATCAGAATCTGGCAGAGGGAGAGGCGTTAGCCGAATCGCCCGATCTGCGCGGGGGCGTGCCTCCGAGCGCTCACCTTCCCTAGGAAGAGCACGAAATCTCCGATGGCGTTGACGGTAGCCACACGCAGGGCGTTCTCCACCAGCAGGACGAAGGCGTCTCGCGCGGACGTGCAGAAGCCCGTGCTGTTGATGGCCGTGGCCGCGTAAGCGTTctgggcgggcgggcgggcgggcgggcgggatCCCGCAATCATAAGAACTTTGATTTATACGGGCGAGCCgacgaaagaagaagaaaaagtcacCTGGTTGAGATAATTGAGGCACTTCTCTAAACACCACAGACAGCAAATGCAAGACTTGAGCACGCAGCGAGCGCACGCGTTCTCCTGAAACGCAAACACACGAATGCACGTGAGCTGAGCTTACgccggcgccgccgccgccgcgacCGCCGGCGCCGCCGTTACCTTCCCTTTGAGCTGCTTGTGCACGTAGATGAGGAGGAGTCTGGGCATCTTGACCAGCGTGATGATGAAGGAGCCTTTGGCCACCGTGCCCACGTGATACCGCAGCAGCCGCAACGCAGCGCGCGCTATCGGCCAGGCCGGAAGTCGCTTCTTGTCCCTGCGGACAAGTCACTTATAATGACAATCACAATACTTACATACTACCAGTtgggagtttttcgagatacgagctgaAGGTCGGCcctttttggggttttttttccttcggTTTGAGAGTTTGCCCGACACAATCAGTAAATATTGTTCCAAAAGAGGCCTTAAGCGGTTTATTGCCAATCTCAGCTGAATGTTACTCGAAAACTCAACGTAAAACGAAGAGACTTTGTGTATTTTAAGTAGACCTTACGGtttcggccgataattagcatttgatgccgatcggctttcatgtcataattcgccgatgcGATCGATGTCCGCACGAGACATTTAACTCTGCGTCGCCGTTGCGTacgaatccaaaagctggtttatttttagacttttgaGACACGAGTCTTGTGGCGCAATACTGACGGCCAATCGAGTTTTTTCCAATCTTGTTTTGCGGCATCTCAGACAATTTCTTTGcggtctgtgcacaactgaagtacgccgtggggaacgtcatctcaatgcttcaacacaaatttgatcgggcgcCTGACGGATGtacacgacgacgacgacgacgaggaggaggaaaaaaaacaagaaaaaggaaaagcaaaCTCTGGCCAGTTCGAGTAAGCATGCCATTGACAAGGCGTCCTCCTTAGCTCTTCTCTTCTCCTTCGCCTTTGATAGCCAGTGAGAGGTTGACTCTATTTTTTATTACTGccgtttctcttttttttatatgagcCTCCCTGTCTCCGTGTGATGGATTTCTTCCTTTGCACAGCACTGTTATAAAGTCCCCAACAAACTTGGACAGCATCGGCTaacgtcacgtcacgtcacgcTATCGATCCGCGCGGCGTGTCTGCTGACCTGGTGAAGTAGTAGGTGACCACGGCGCCGGCCACCGTCATCTGCTGGCAGGCCAGGATGAACTCCGTGATCCACAGCAGGCCCACGGCGTGGAACCAGGTCAGGTACTCCAGGCGACCGGTCAGACGGAACTCGGTCAGGCCCGCCTCCTCGTTGCGCACCGCCTCCCCTGGGGCGGCAACGCAGCCACAAGCTAACTCGGCAGCCGACCCGCTAACGGCCGATCGACGGCCGCTCATCTGTCGCTTGACGCGACCCGCTTAATTGGCTTCCTCCGTGAGCCAATTAAGGAGTAAATACTAGAATTGTGTGACACCGAATCGATTGTTAAATGAATGGACAACTCTTTGAGCTTCAATGGATGCGAATCCTCCGAATTTCAGCCTGTCAGTAGCAAATGTTGAGCAGAGCGATTGGCTTTGTGTGGCTTCCAAATCAGAcaattgcaaacatctgcttttcctTTGGAAAATCATCAAATCTTTCCGTAGTTTCTGACGTgctacggaccaaaccagtaactgaaccCGAATCGATGTATGGAAAAAGGAATAGTGACTTGAATCTATGAGGAAAGCAACGGTTATTTGCAGCCGCCGAAGGAATAAGGTGTGCTGTCATCGACATGTTGCTGAACCGCCATCAGACGAGTCCCTCTCGGTTCAAAAAGTACAGCGGCGTGTCGCCTGACATTGCTTCGTTGTTGTCCATTCGGTTTGGATTTTCAGTATCCATTTGTAAAGCTACGTGACCGCGGAGCACAATGCTAACATCCTGGTGCTGGCCAGGATGTTAGCATTTGagttcttgaaaaaaaaccctGGCTTTGGCATCATGAGGTTTACGTGCGTGTGGTGAGCTGGGTTTGGgttgactttttctttgttcTGTCCTGTTTTTTTCACGTCTTGTCTGCCGGTTAGGTTTTCATAttcacctgttctcgtcagccccgctccttgtgtcaaccaatgaGCTCCCTCCAGCCAGGTACGCCTCGTCATTTAGTTCCGTTTTCTGTCAGTCTGTCTGTAAATCACGTTTGCTTTGTCACGGTAGGTTTTCTGTTGTGGTAAGTTTATCCCTAGTGGGgtttttgttactttgaacCTTGCTTTATaaaagcaaagttcaaaagaaaGTCAGAATTAATGAAGTAATGATTATTCCAGGTGCCTTTTTGCCTTCTCGATCATCGACCCTTTTTTTTGGAGACGAGCGCCGAGACTCGTCGTGCGTCGCCTCCCCTGCTTGCCTGCGCTGGGGTCCTCAAAACTCATTGTCGCGCTCCGAGGCGTTTTGCGGTTTCCAACCAAATATGTCGGGCCCCATCTGAAAAGTCGGCGGCAAGAGCAAATCGGGCCGAAAAAACATCTATTGATCCGCCCTTGTGTTTTCTACATCTCGGGTTTCGGGCTGCAGCTGTCGAATATTTTTCATTGCGTATTCCATCGATGAATTGAATGATCCGATACGAATTTATTTGGCATTAAAGTTCAttgcaaaatgttgttttctgatTGTTGTTTAGTTTCTATTGTTTAATGATgacacaaaaccaaataaacaacaatgaagCAATATCAGCTAAGAGGGCGTGACGTCGTTTTAAAACGGCGACTTCCTGTCTACCGATTCACATTCCTGCAGGATTTTTGTGATTCCGATTTTTGTCGGGGGGAGATGCGTACCGCTGGTTCCCAGGAAGAGCAGGACGAGGATCCAATAGATCCAGAAGAGGAGCAGCACGAGGAAGGTGATGAACGGCTGCAGCGTGAGCAGCGGCAAATGGATGAAAACCTTTCCGGCCACGTGAAAGAGAGCGATGGCCAATGCCACGCGCTTCCTCATGAacagcatcagcagcagcaggatcACCTGAGAGAGCACACGAACCCGCCCGTCAGGGAGGAAGCGCGAGGGCACCACACGCCGAAATCCAGCAACAAAATCTGGAAGCACTCCAGATATAAACAGTCAACACAGCCTGGAGGACTATTCAAGAGGGAAGAGGGAAATCCCTCTAGCATTCGAAAATCGAAGTTATTGtattcaagggaaaaaaaaaaataaaaataaaaaaaaaatatatatatatatatatatatatatatttttttttttttgtttgtttttttttactaaagcaGTCGCACATTTTACAAGACCTACGGtaattattccatccatccattttctgtcgcgcatctcctcactcgggtcgcgggcgtgccggagcccatcccggccgtcatcgggcaggaggcggggcgcACCCtcaactggtggccagccaatcgcagggcacatgcaaacaaacaaccattcgcactcgcattcacacctacgggcaatttagagccttcaatcaacctaccacgcttgttttgggggatgtgggaggaaagcggagcgcccggagaaaagccacgcaggcgcgggcggggagaacatgcaaactccacacgggcggggccgggggtaATTATtccactttatatatatatatttttttttttgtccatttcttgTCACCTTGATTCAGATACGTCTGTTCAGTTACCCCATTAAGTATTTCCTTGacatttaattgtttattaaatcaaatgtacttttattttgatcaATTAAAGGCCTTGTACACAcgtaaggatttttcaaatcttccAAGATTTTTTGAATTGGGATACagcccacacatgaagataaaaaaatctgttttgctCGTATTATGTGCGGTGTGCTCAACACACATCAAGATTCTGTGCCACCACTGATCTCGAATCCAGTCCGCCAAGACAGAAATCTCGCGTGATCAAACAGAAACGAAGATGAGCAGACACCCGAGCACTTGCGCATATGCGCCCACGTTTCCCGAGTGCTGCCGAAGGGACCGGCGGCGGGAGTGTCGTAAATGGCGACGTCGTCACAACGGCCTCGCGAGGGAAAATACTTCTCGCCGTCTGGGGAAACGACTTGTACAAACTACGACATCGGGTAGGACCCGATCGTCTCAGAAGACCTACGGGTCGGGGGCGGGGCTCAATCGGAACAAAAACAGCCCGATTGTCTCGATGTGTGGAGCGGGTCTAAAAGAGCTTGTTTGTTGTTACACTTAATATGTTGTTATTGCACAATCCATTCTTTTTGCACTTTGCTGTTAGGGTTAAGGTCTAACCCAAAagcctgtttgttttgtttttttaaaccaaaaagaATCAATCAGATGacatatttacaatgaatacaTAGTATACCGGTTTATTTCTGTTACTTGGAGAAGGGTGAGATGATATTCAGTTTTGCACTTAGTGCTCCATCATTCCGAGTGTCGTGTACATCCAGCCCGATCCGCTCTCGAGATGGAAAACGCACACGGGAAAGACGTCGGGATGACGGGAACAACGCAGCCGCCGGCTCCGCGGTACGTTTTTAGGAATGATCGATATTTGGCAAGTCAGAATCAAGTTCAACAGATTCAACTCTCAAAGGACTACAGAAATGGCAGATGAACTACAATAACTCGAAAAGGTGGAACTCATTCCAATCAAGCAGCAGACGGCGACGGCAGGAAGACGATTCCAAGCAAAACCATCTCCAAACGCCGGAGACGGTGAGAGACGGCGGCGAGCAGTCAAACTGTCGCTTGTGCGAGCGCGGCCGTCGTGCGGGTTGCCTCGCTACGTGGAGCTTGGTTAGCCATTTGTGTGCTAGTTGTTTGTCAACAAATTAGGATTTGGAAAAGATGGGATTAGATTGTACTTGGATGTTGAGCGCATTTGCGGGGGTTTTGTCTTTTGAGAAACTATGAAAGGAGCATTTATTGTTTCAATTCAGCAATGTAAACATAGCGTGGAACTTCTCATCACTCCATGCTAACATTTAGTATCTTTGAAATGTTCGCACTTCATCATTTGTGTATAACTTTCCTTTTAAAGATGAAATAGTTAATGGTAGAATACAGTTACACATTCATGAGAATGTATGTTAAAGGGGGTTCaagaataaatcataaaaagtgAGATTCATACTTCGTTGACAAACCGGTTgaaagaactgacagcagcgGGTCACCGGATTTGCACTTCATTTTCAATTTAACGGAACAGGTCAGGTGTTGGTTTGTATATAGCCATTGGAAATATTCATGACTATATACAGAATtccaatatattttttgcatgtttttgtggctCATGGCTTGCAGAGATGTCCGCAAACTGCCCACAAATAAAAGCTGCCTGGTCTTTCGAGTGGGGATGTCGCACGGCAAAACGCGAGGAGCTCGACAACATTCGCGCTCATCTCATTTTGAAGGCGTGTGTTGCGTCGGTGCGTGTCGCTACCGTGAAGACTGAGGCGGCGACGGCGTAGACCAGCAGCGTCCGCTCGCCGTCCCGACTCGGCTCGTCCTCTTCGGCGTCCGTGTGGTTTCTGTGGAGACGGCGGTCCACGTAGAACCACCACAGAATGCCGGTGCCCGCTGGGACACGACGCCTGTCACAGcgatgctcttattttgaaaacaaagcCAATGGGAATCGAGCTCACCTAGAGACCCGAGCACCGCCAACGAGGTGAGGATCCACACCAGGACCGCCGAGATGTAGCGAATGATCACCGTCAGCGCCATTGAcagcactgacacacacacacacacacacacacacagacacaattaCGTCTGGACCAGCTTTATGGGATGTTGGGGATTCTAGTCTTCACGTATCTGACAGAGCACTTTCAGTCACACTGGAAGAGTCAGCGACAAAGCGGCGTCATACTCGTCACACACACGCCATTCGCTCGGGGTGGAATCACAGACAAAGGGCTCACAGATCTGACAAGTCATTGTTAAATCAAGTCATAGAGCCGACCAAAATGCCATATATCTGTCGACGGGTCAGTAATTATTGAGTCTCAAACACACACGAGTCCGTGGAAAAAGGATCACAGATCTGACGAGTCGGATTTCGACCAGTCCCAGATAAACACGTGAAAGGCAACTGACCGACGAGCCGGCGATTGCTGagtcagagagagagatgagTCAGTGGTTGTCAAGTGATAGACAGACGAGTCAAAGATCGACGAGTTGGAGATCGTCGGGTCACGGGCGAGTCACGGCAGAGATgggaggcgaggcgaggcgaggcggcGGGCGTTTGTGGACTGACCGAGCGCGAGGAGACAAAGCCCTACGATGACTTCTTTACTGGCCGCCACGCCGGCGATGACTCGATGCAGGAAGGAGTCGTCGCTCACGAAGGTCACCACGGCTTCGGCGAACTTGGAGTAACACGAGATGTCCACCGGCGTGCAGCGATTGAAGAGCGGCAAAGGCTTGCTGGCGACGAACAAAGCGGTCGAACGTTAGAGGATCTTACGATCGGGATTCTTCTTCTGCTTGATTATTATGATGGTTGTCGTTATTCTTACCTGGGCGGGACGGGAAGTTTGGGACACTTGGAGAACCTCTCGGGCAGGCTGGGGTACTTGTGACCCGCTAACTCGTACGAACACAACTCAGAACCTGAAACGCATGCGCACACGTTTCATCctcatgtgaaatatgaatgacATCTCGTCCCAGGCCACTGTAATGCGCTTCCCGCCAGACCCATGCGACAAGTGTACCGTACCGCACAATCACGTATTTTGGTGTTGTGCGACTTCGTGCGATAGCTTAGCGATTAGCACGGTGGCGTTCCATCTGTCTCTGCTTACCTGCCGGTCCTTCGTCCTGACGATAGTTGAGTTGATTCGCCATTATGGAGGCTGCGCCGACAACGAAACCGAGGCGCATCATATTTGGCCACGTTAGCTTAGCTGTAGCTCGTAGGTAGCTGATGGAAAATCCATGCGGTTCCCATAATTCATTgtgacatgcaaatttgaattattacagtAAAGAAGACACGAAGTCATCTttt
This window encodes:
- the slc44a1b gene encoding uncharacterized protein slc44a1b isoform X6, whose product is MYHQDLPRPSRTFQVSPGQSVNMESRRPEQQLHFRLKRTKREWRPLEERSCTDLPWFLLFIIFCVGMGSVCAFTVVSGGAARLVLGYDSYGNTCGRRNRHLDGVRLSGLDHTDRKFVFFLDPCNIDIVQRKMKSVALCVSLCPPHTLHTYHDLKTFAVLNGSELCSYELAGHKYPSLPERFSKCPKLPVPPSKPLPLFNRCTPVDISCYSKFAEAVVTFVSDDSFLHRVIAGVAASKEVIVGLCLLALGDPAAADAVHEEARGIGHRSLSRGRKGFHPFAAAHAAAVHHLPRAAPLLDLLDPRPALPGNQRGGGAQRGGGPDRVPSDRSPGVPDLVPRRGPAVDHGVHPGLPADDGGRRRGHLLLHQGQEATSGLADSARCVAAAAVSRGHGGQRLLHHHAGQDAQTPPHLRAQAAQREGNGGAGGRGGGGAGVSSAHVHSCVCVSGERVRSLRAQVLHLLSVVFREVPQLSQPERLRGHGHQQHGLLHVRARRLRPAGGERPACGYRQRHRRFRALPREDSDRDHDGFRRRSAAQRAARLRRVAAAAGHRLSVRLLGGTLFPVRLRDGGGRALPLLRHRHQVQRRHAGKGVLHGQSSHGAGRAQPAFGAGGRPGADPRQGSAVGGGGDETHGEWRSWGRRQRVCGVGGAGGVPGVLPPGGSLPGLRAHAARRLPVVPQPRHLPLPVRLPANLHPLPVRTPAGLHPKLRPFHTAWLSSLSRAAGTLALADGRAERTC
- the slc44a1b gene encoding choline transporter-like protein 1 isoform X5; the encoded protein is MGCCGSAERTKREWRPLEERSCTDLPWFLLFIIFCVGMGSVCAFTVVSGGAARLVLGYDSYGNTCGRRNRHLDGVRLSGLDHTDRKFVFFLDPCNIDIVQRKMKSVALCVSLCPPHTLHTYHDLKTFAVLNGSELCSYELAGHKYPSLPERFSKCPKLPVPPSKPLPLFNRCTPVDISCYSKFAEAVVTFVSDDSFLHRVIAGVAASKEVIVGLCLLALVLSMALTVIIRYISAVLVWILTSLAVLGSLAGTGILWWFYVDRRLHRNHTDAEEDEPSRDGERTLLVYAVAASVFTVILLLLMLFMRKRVALAIALFHVAGKVFIHLPLLTLQPFITFLVLLLFWIYWILVLLFLGTSGEAVRNEEAGLTEFRLTGRLEYLTWFHAVGLLWITEFILACQQMTVAGAVVTYYFTRDKKRLPAWPIARAALRLLRYHVGTVAKGSFIITLVKMPRLLLIYVHKQLKGKENACARCVLKSCICCLWCLEKCLNYLNQNAYAATAINSTGFCTSARDAFVLLVENALRVATVNAIGDFVLFLGKILIVTTTAFAGVLLLNARRDYAEWLLPLVIVCLFAFLVAHCFLSVFEMVVDVLFLCFAIDTKYNDGTPGKEFFMDKALMELVERSRRSERVAGRGRTRVKEAPSEGAEMKPMVSGAAGAGVSVCVEWEELEEFQVYYLLVAVFLDCALTPHADFLLCLSHDIFLFLCVYLPTSTLFLFVRLLGSTPSSAPSTPPGSAH
- the slc44a1b gene encoding choline transporter-like protein 1 isoform X2; its protein translation is MYHQDLPRPSRTFQVSPGQSVNMESRRPEQQLHFRLKRTKREWRPLEERSCTDLPWFLLFIIFCVGMGSVCAFTVVSGGAARLVLGYDSYGNTCGRRNRHLDGVRLSGLDHTDRKFVFFLDPCNIDIVQRKMKSVALCVSLCPPHTLHTYHDLKTFAVLNGSELCSYELAGHKYPSLPERFSKCPKLPVPPSKPLPLFNRCTPVDISCYSKFAEAVVTFVSDDSFLHRVIAGVAASKEVIVGLCLLALVLSMALTVIIRYISAVLVWILTSLAVLGSLAGTGILWWFYVDRRLHRNHTDAEEDEPSRDGERTLLVYAVAASVFTVILLLLMLFMRKRVALAIALFHVAGKVFIHLPLLTLQPFITFLVLLLFWIYWILVLLFLGTSGEAVRNEEAGLTEFRLTGRLEYLTWFHAVGLLWITEFILACQQMTVAGAVVTYYFTRDKKRLPAWPIARAALRLLRYHVGTVAKGSFIITLVKMPRLLLIYVHKQLKGKENACARCVLKSCICCLWCLEKCLNYLNQNAYAATAINSTGFCTSARDAFVLLVENALRVATVNAIGDFVLFLGKILIVTTTAFAGVLLLNARRDYAEWLLPLVIVCLFAFLVAHCFLSVFEMVVDVLFLCFAIDTKYNDGTPGKEFFMDKALMELVERSRRSERVAGRGRTRVKEAPSEGAEMKPMVSGAAGAGVSVCVEWEELEEFQVYYLLVAVFLDCALTPHADFLLCLSHDIFLFLCVYLPTSTLFLFVRLLGSTPSSAPSTPPGSAH